The following proteins are co-located in the Triticum aestivum cultivar Chinese Spring chromosome 1A, IWGSC CS RefSeq v2.1, whole genome shotgun sequence genome:
- the LOC123040165 gene encoding phospholipase D alpha 1 — protein MARILLHGTLHVTVFEGEGITNNSRPSSQAPQFLRKLVEGIEDTVGVGKGASKLYATVGLGKARIGRTRTLNDESSTPRWFESFHIYCAHLASDVLFTIKGSSTIGAAVVGTGYLPVRDIYGGDEVERWLPLCDDRRNPVEGGGKIHVKLQYFDISKDRAWGRGIRSGKNPGVPYTFFSQRQGCKVTLYQDAHIPDGFIPRIPLDDGRCYEPHRCWEDIFAAISNAKHLIYITGWSVYTEIALLRDANRPKPAGGGVTLGELLKKKAGEGVRVLMLVWDDRTSVGVLKKDGLMATHDEETMNYFQDTDVHCVLCPRDPDDSGSFVQDLQISTMFTHHQKTIIVDHDMPQSGGGRRRRILSFVGGLDLCDGRYDTPFHSLFGTLDGPHHDDFHQPNFATAAIAKGGPREPWHDIHCRLEGPVAWDVLYNFEQRWRKQGGKDLLVQLRDLADDIIPPSPVMHAEDREAWNVQLFRSIDGGAAFGFPDNPEDAAKAGLVSGKDQIIDRSIQDAYICAIRRAKSFIYIENQYFLGSSYCWKPDGIDPDDVGALHLLPKELSMKVVSKIEAGERFTVYVVVPMWPEGIPASGSVQAILDWQRRTMEMMYSDIAQAIQAKGIDAKPKDYLTFFCLGNREAKKPGEYQPPEPAEPDSDYLKAQQNRRFMIYVHTKMMIVDDEYIIVGSANINQRSMDGARDSEIAMGGYQPGHLATSRPARGQVHGFRMALWYEHLGMMDDAFQRPESLDCVHKVNAMAERYWDLYAADGPERDLPGHLLTYPVSVTGDGSVTQLPGVEFFPDTEARILGAKSDYLPPILTT, from the exons CTGGTGGAGGGGATCGAGGACACGGTGGGCGTCGGCAAAGGCGCGAGCAAGCTCTACGCCACCGTCGGCCTTGGCAAGGCCCGCATCGGCCGCACCCGCACGCTGAACGACGAGTCGTCGACCCCGCGCTGGTTCGAGTCCTTCCACATCTACTGCGCGCACCTCGCCTCCGACGTGCTCTTCACCATCAAGGGCAGCAGCACCATCGGCGCCGCCGTCGTGGGCACGGGCTACCTCCCCGTCCGCGACAtctacggcggcgacgaggtcgagcgCTGGCTCCCGCTCTGCGACGACAGACGCAACCCCGTCGAGGGCGGCGGCAAGATCCACGTCAAGCTCCAGTACTTCGACATCTCCAAGGACCGGGCCTGGGGCCGCGGCATCCGCTCCGGGAAGAACCCCGGCGTGCCCTACACCTTCTTCTCCCAGCGCCAGGGGTGCAAGGTGACGCTGTACCAGGACGCCCACATCCCCGACGGCTTCATCCCCAGGATCCCGCTCGACGACGGCCGCTGCTACGAGCCGCACCGCTGCTGGGAGGACATCTTCGCCGCCATCAGCAATGCCAAGCACCTCATCTACATCACGGGGTGGTCCGTGTACACGGAGATCGCGCTGCTCAGGGACGCCAACCGGCCCAAGCCGGCCGGCGGCGGCGTCACGCTCGGCGAGCTGCTCAAGAAGAAGGCCGGCGAGGGCGTCAGGGTGCTCATGCTGGTCTGGGACGACCGGACCTCGGTTGGCGTGCTCAAGAAGGACGGCCTCATGGCGACGCACGACGAGGAGACGATGAACTACTTCCAGGACACTGACGTGCACTGCGTGCTCTGCCCCCGGGACCCCGACGACTCCGGCAGTTTCGTCCAGGACCTGCAGATCTCCACCATGTTCACGCACCACCAGAAGACCATCATCGTCGACCACGACATGCCCCagagcggcggcggccggcgccggcggatCCTCAGCTTCGTGGGCGGGCTTGACCTCTGCGACGGCCGCTACGACACGCCGTTCCACTCCCTGTTCGGGACGCTGGACGGCCCTCACCACGACGACTTCCACCAGCCCAACTTCGCGACGGCGGCGATCGCCAAGGGCGGGCCGAGGGAGCCGTGGCACGACATCCACTGCCGCCTCGAGGGCCCCGTGGCGTGGGATGTGCTCTACAACTTCGAGCAGCGGTGGCGCAAGCAGGGCGGCAAGGACCTGCTCGTCCAGCTCAGGGACCTCGCCGACGACATCATCCCGCCGTCGCCGGTGATGCACGCCGAGGACAGGGAGGCGTGGAACGTGCAGCTGTTCCGGTCCATCGACGGGGGCGCCGCCTTCGGGTTCCCGGACAACCCCGAGGACGCGGCCAAGGCGGGGCTGGTGAGCGGCAAGGACCAGATCATCGACCGGAGCATCCAGGACGCGTACATCTGCGCCATCCGGAGGGCCAAGAGCTTCATCTACATCGAGAACCAGTACTTCCTGGGGAGCTCCTACTGCTGGAAGCCCGACGGCATCGACCCCGACGACGTCGGcgcgctgcacctcctccccaaggagctgtctaTGAAGGTGGTGAGCAAGATCGAGGCCGGGGAGCGGTTCACCGTGTACGTGGTGGTGCCCATGTGGCCGGAGGGCATCCCGGCGAGCGGGTCCGTGCAGGCCATCCTGGACTGGCAGAGGAGGACCATGGAGATGATGTACAGCGACATCGCGCAGGCCATCCAGGCCAAGGGGATCGACGCCAAACCCAAGGACTACCTCACCTTCTTCTGCCTCGGCAACCGGGAGGCCAAGAAGCCCGGCGAGTACCAGCCGCCGGAGCCGGCCGAGCCCGACAGCGACTACCTCAAGGCGCAGCAGAACCGCCGGTTCATGATCTACGTCCACACCAAGATGATGATCG TGGACGACGAGTACATCATCGTGGGGTCGGCGAACATCAACCAGAGGTCCATGGACGGGGCGCGCGACTCGGAGATCGCCATGGGCGGGTACCAGCCGGGCCACCTGGCGACGAGCCGGCCGGCGAGGGGGCAGGTGCACGGGTTCAGAATGGCGCTGTGGTACGAGCACCTCGGCATGATGGACGACGCGTTCCAGCGGCCGGAGAGCCTCGACTGCGTGCACAAGGTGAACGCCATGGCCGAAAGGTACTGGGACCTCTACGCGGCCGACGGCCCAGAGCGCGacctccccggccacctcctcaccTACCCCGTCAGCGTCACCGGCGACGGTTCGGTGACGCAGCTGCCCGGGGTGGAGTTCTTCCCGGACACCGAGGCGCGGATCCTCGGCGCCAAGTCCGACTACCTCCCGCCCATCCTTACCACATAG